In the genome of Aedes aegypti strain LVP_AGWG chromosome 2, AaegL5.0 Primary Assembly, whole genome shotgun sequence, the window GACATGACAAACCTAGTTGGGtactaaatatttttcaaaatttcagatttcgaaaaataattcgttagatgcattttgccatacaaatattttccgCGTTAcctttaagcgattttttgcaCAGACACTAGTGCATGTGTGTTACTATGTGGTGAGTAGCAAATGTACCTCAATTGAGTTCTTACCCTcggatagcccttgatctgctaaacaactttgccgaccaCACCAACcgtctagctgataaggatcttgagatacagacgattgaagaaaatttgttactaatgCCACCTAGCCGATGAATTCTCAATTAGATTTTTCACCTCCTCAACCCATGATCTACTAAACGAATTTGAcgaagataccaaccttctagctgatctTGCGATATAgacgattgaagaaaatttattacTAGCGCCTCCTATCGGATAAATTctcaactagatttttcacctCCAGATAGCCCGTGATCTACTGAACTactttctcgaagacaccaATCTTTTAGCTCATCACGATCTTCAGATATCCGTGTATTGCCAATTTTTAACCTCTCGTGTCCATGTTTTCCCCGTTCCCCTGAAAAGGAGGAGGGATCAGAGGGGATGTCTCTTCCAAATTACAATCTCTAACCGCatgtactttaaaattaaattaaactgAATTAAtccaaattgtgtacatttgaaaattcatgatTCGTCTCCAGCTTTTGAGGGTTAAAAACTGATTTCTTTCtcacatacagtattggactaTACATTAGCAAGTTtccaaatttccataaaaatctgTGTAAATTTATAGATTGATCGaaaagaaattttcacagcGCGTTAgatatacacacttagattaaattactgggatcagtaaaattttactgggttttggaactaccgaaaaagtcagtaaaatgaaaactgtcgccacgcgtaattgaaaagcaaatttaaccatgttttatgtttcatcgatatatgatataaaaagaaagctctctgcaaaatttcagtgaaaaatcactgtttttagatttttgacatatttttttagtttactgactttttcggtagttccaaaacccagttatttttaccgaacagattgagtgtgtatgtTACTTGAATTTCGACTTATAGTTTCAAGTGGTTTTAacaatcacgagttcaaaagcaaTAACTGTTggactaaaaaaaaattttttttttttgaaaatgctattaaataacttgattttaaaAGTGGAAGGAATGGCTtaatagttcttcttctttctggcgttacgtcctcatgtggcaggtacgattataccgttttgattcatattacggacacttaaggcctcagtgaagtataacccagcttggaccatacaaaataaatcattctgtatgattttttagcgttatcgagcgtcggaagcccttaactttcggatggtggctAAAGAATACGCGTtcacaacttgaataatttttaataaatcaaaacgtgtggccttttcatgattcttattccggatgctccctcacttttgcctcatattccggacgctttgattcgaataacggacagctcatgataatcattaatggaacagttaAATCATAAATTGAAATCGTCCAACCACTTAaaagacgtctaaggtagttgggcattataaatttgcaatgatatttatggaaaatacctaataaaacgagcctcgaaaatgagaacttttggacgacgaaaattgaaacatttcgtgtgaaatgtttcccatacaaacgagagtgtccggaatttgaagctgtccgtaatatgaatcaaaacggtactctatgccctgggaggtcgagaaaatttccaacccgaaaagattctcgaccagtgggattcgaacccacgaccctcagcttggtcttgctgaatagctgcgcgtttaccgctacggctatctggcttCATAGTATCTTCACCAAAATAGTAAATTTAGGCGAGACGAACAAGTTTGCTGTGCATATTGTTTGAGTAGGACTTTCATATATTTGGATGGAACGCTCATAAATTTTCGTCACACTACACTAGTCACTAGTCAAATAAATATTACTTTTTAAATTGATTGATTgtaaaaattcctcaaaaatatatgttgaaattcaagtaacagTTTTGTCTATTGtcagttattgcgatttcaatggtttaagtttttttttctagtgttcggaatataaattttggaattttggaaCTCAAATCAAACAGTATGTCTGACGTGTTGATAAAatgtcattcaaatcggtcatGAATAGCTGTGATCTAGCCTACCGGAAtggatcattttgtatggaaaatctaaTTAGTTTCAAatgtattcaaaagtaatgtaataaaatacaaaaacacAGTATatattattatcaaaaaaatatgaatcagATTGAGATTTCTAATATTTATCATACAAAAATAATTCAGTTAACTATCAAGAATAAAAAAAGCAGTTAAATTCAAAAGCTTCAATCATTATCAGTCAGTGCTCATGTCCGTTTTCGAATCAATTCTCCGATGGCTTCGATCACACTTGCCAGTGCTTTATTGCTGGAGGCATTGTCCTGTGaatgttcagaaaaaaaagatGAAAGCACACAAACCAAATAAATCAAAGATGTCCCATTCGGGAAAATCAAACTGTACCAATACTTCATGCAAGAATGGACCATCTCCAACCTCACTTTCTGACAATTGATACCCCCTCTCACCAATGAAAGTAACCAAAACAAGTCAGTTAGGAGCGGCTACTAAcctcaatttttgccaatgccTTCGAATCACTACTGCCTCCACGGGTGCTCTCCAGTTGACGGTCATTAATCTTTTGCTTGTGGCCGGGCTGCTCCAGCTTGGACAACAACTTGGTTCGATCCGGCAGACGTGGTGCCACGTGCTTCCGAAGGCTGTCATCCTTGTCCACTAATTGATAGATGGCCTACATTCCGGTCAACGATGGGTGTGATTTGGAAGACAAAAAAATGGAAAGAATTGTGAATAAAATTAGTGTGACAGAAAGGTTTATGCCAGTGAGCTACAAGGCTTTCAGGTGATTGCTGATGTTGAGGGACTAAGTGGGGTAATCCAATTCTGAAGGTGAAACTCAGTTTGATTAGGATTCAAATTAATAAGAAGGGACAGAGAAATTTTACAAATGTAGGTGTTTGCTTACTTACTTTGACCAAATCTACAGGAAACTTGGACTCTGGTGCTAACGAAGAGGTGAATGTTGAACTGTGAAGAAAATTAATGTTATTTGGTTcgaaacatttgtaaaattcCTTCACCTCTTGTCATTTTCAAATTCTTCACGTTTCACCacaattttcttatgaaattcaaTGGGTTCATCTTCAGTGGAAGAGCTTTGATTTCCAACTGATTTGATTCCAATTCTAAGATCAATATAAACTTCTTTTTGATGATCCAACTCATTTTGTGTGGTTTGTGAGGATGATTCTTCAACGTTTTCTTCCGTTACTggctcttctttttcttcttctatttCGTCTTCTTCATCGCCTTCTTCTTCCGCTTTTTCCGTGGTTTCGTTTTCAGTACCATTGTCAGAATCGGTGGTTTCTGGTTCTTCAGAACTTGTGTCAATGCTTTCTTCGGTAGCACATTTGGCAGCACAATCACAAGGCGTTGTACCCTGCATCTGATCTGAATCATCGTATTGTTGTCGATAAACTGTTTGTTGATCTGGGGGCGTTTCCTGTTTATTAGAAGTGCTATCACTGGTCGGCATTTCACTTCCTACTGGCTTAGCACTTTTCCGTCTTCTATTGATGGCCTTATCACTATTCCGGCTGTCGACACGTCCCTGCTCTTCCTGAACACTTTCACGCTTGCGGTTAGCATTATTCCAGTAAGTAGCAGTGTCACCCATATCCGCCGCATATCGATTCGACCGCTTTGAAACATCCGCATGCGAATTGTCGGACTGATGATAGTAATCATCACCGGCCGGAACTCCACGTTTGTTTGGGTAATCATCGTCTTCATCACGATAATGACCTCTTCTACGGGTGAACTCGCCAGCGTAACCCACCTTCCTCCTCTTATCAGCTTTGTAATCAGAGTCGGCGTCATCTCTATCATCTGCTACCGAGTCCCCCTCaatagaaaataattttcttttcaGCCACCCCAAAGTTGACTTCTTTTCAATAACCGTGCTTTCACCGGTAAACCTTTGCCCATGGGCAGCCACCATGTCATTGATTTCCGTTGAATCTGCTTTTTCGGACGACATCAACGATGGCATCAACGGGCCGTCCTGATTTGCAATTTTATACTCGTAATCATCGGTCTCATcggttttgttgttgttttgatgATCCTTGTTACCATTATCGGATACCCTGCGCGCCGGTTCTCCATTCCAGCCGGGCACCGTTCGTCTGATACCTATAAATAGAGATAGCGAGGAATGCCGTTGAAAATCAAAATCCATTGAAACAGAAATCAACCTCCGCCGAGTCTGATTAATATTCTACAAATCTTCTACCCTCGCCATAGGACTTCTGCCTCTGCTGACGATGTTACAATTGTTGAAAAACGACTATTATTATTCATTGTTACCACATCGTTGTTCTACCATTTGATGATGACTTCAATTGACTTTTGTGTGGATAGGTTATGCATTAGCTTCCACTTGTGTGCGTTGTCAAGCCTGGATTCATTAATGGCTCATTCCGAACTTATGATAAGGGATTCAAAAATGCTATTGTAGACTGGGACATTGATTTCTAACACTGACCGGGTACAATGTGATCCAGTGTTTCGAAAAAGTAGggtatagggtagaagcaccggttttggccatacgccagttgtagccataggggatta includes:
- the LOC110675229 gene encoding uncharacterized protein LOC110675229; the encoded protein is MVVVEASAIEAANAKRYREELKNGNNFEERAGSTKTFRKLEKQKDFEEKSVEEAEEHEHYGINPTLEAAFNNTFGYRTYDLQSNVKNDIEAEADNRLSSHEQDMLGIRRTVPGWNGEPARRVSDNGNKDHQNNNKTDETDDYEYKIANQDGPLMPSLMSSEKADSTEINDMVAAHGQRFTGESTVIEKKSTLGWLKRKLFSIEGDSVADDRDDADSDYKADKRRKVGYAGEFTRRRGHYRDEDDDYPNKRGVPAGDDYYHQSDNSHADVSKRSNRYAADMGDTATYWNNANRKRESVQEEQGRVDSRNSDKAINRRRKSAKPVGSEMPTSDSTSNKQETPPDQQTVYRQQYDDSDQMQGTTPCDCAAKCATEESIDTSSEEPETTDSDNGTENETTEKAEEEGDEEDEIEEEKEEPVTEENVEESSSQTTQNELDHQKEVYIDLRIGIKSVGNQSSSTEDEPIEFHKKIVVKREEFENDKSSTFTSSLAPESKFPVDLVKAIYQLVDKDDSLRKHVAPRLPDRTKLLSKLEQPGHKQKINDRQLESTRGGSSDSKALAKIEDNASSNKALASVIEAIGELIRKRT